A portion of the Pelodiscus sinensis isolate JC-2024 chromosome 20, ASM4963464v1, whole genome shotgun sequence genome contains these proteins:
- the H3-3B gene encoding histone H3.3: MARTKQTARKSTGGKAPRKQLATKAARKSAPSTGGVKKPHRYRPGTVALREIRRYQKSTELLIRKLPFQRLVREIAQDFKTDLRFQSAAIGALQEASEAYLVGLFEDTNLCAIHAKRVTIMPKDIQLARRIRGERA; this comes from the exons ATGGCCCGTACAAAGCAGACTGCGCGTAAATCCACTGGTGGCAAAGCTCCACGTAAACAGCTGGCTACTAAAGCAGCTCGAAAAAGCGCTCCCTCTACTGGTGGAGTCAAGAAACCACATCGTTACAG GCCTGGTACTGTGGCCCTTCGTGAGATTCGTCGTTATCAGAAGTCTACAGAGCTGTTGATCCGTAAGCTTCCCTTCCAGAGGTTGGTAAGGGAAATTGCCCAAGACTTCAAAACAGACTTGAGGTTCCAGAGTGCAGCTATTGGTGCACTGCAG GAGGCAAGTGAAGCATATCTGGTGGGTCTGTTTGAAGACACAAATCTGTGTGCCATCCATGCCAAGAGAGTCACCATCATGCCCAAAGACATCCAGCTGGCTCGCAGGATACGGGGGGAGAGAGCTTAA
- the LOC102446731 gene encoding uncharacterized protein LOC102446731 isoform X2, translated as MTGKEPLLGTLKACILGIKEGSGPCTDAFPHLAPFCEILETILRKGIQQPVLGFKRRDYWHWIEQLPQQDTCGLVTPLSIMIEKASSCEKVLTAQGRGRYFLRLALNQKLLATAIQQLVRSPKLLECYDPLISVLGNEDFMEPFLSLMLVVSEMNFSLDLQNSSFLDESWLLPVCVTYETVPCRELGMVLRYLDGRIFVIEVLPESQAEVDEVVLAGDVIDEISGFSLRNARNGQAGTVLQKLKGKPLSFCLIRWKWHDGGMYKPLLPYLKVLREKVPSFQLQHEHRRKEEKAERCLQGGRLLYNLRYLGQANVGQYGGKEVLDQGIPMVLEQHLCPQEVLFDVKETEVLIQERISSKVLMQYPYPEVSCVGRRLDSNNLFAFCVAVSPGTPEHSTFDCLVFESNSETECEEIIKRIAAGFKHTEWFV; from the exons atgACAGGGAAAGAACCGCTGCTGGGGACCCTGAAAG CGTGCATCCTCGGCATCAAGGAGGGGAGCGGCCCATGCACTGACGCTTTCCCACACCTAGCCCCCTTCTGCGAGATCCTGGAAACGATCCTTCGAAAAGGAATTCAAC AACCAGTGTTGGGCTTCAAAAGACGAGATTATTGGCACTGGATAGAGCAACTGCCTCAGCAGGATACTTGTGGCTT GGTAACCCCCTTGTCAATCATGATAGAGAAAGCCAGTTCTTGTGAGAAGGTACTGACAGCACAGGGACGAGGGCGGTACTTCCTGCGCCTAGCTTTAAATCAGAAGTTACTTGCTACTGCCATTCAACAGCTGGTTCGGTCTCCAAAGCTGCTGGAG TGTTACGATCCTCTCATCTCAGTGCTGGGAAATGAAGATTTCATGG AGCCATTCCTCTCACTGATGCTGGTGGTGTCAGAGATGAATTTCTCCCTGGATCTGCAG AATTCCAGTTTCTTGGATGAAAGTTGGCTGCTGCCG GTGTGCGTGACCTATGAGACTGTACCCTGCAGAGAACTGGGGATGGTGCTCAG ATACTTGGACGGCCGGATCTTCGTCATCGAGGTGCTTCCTGAGAGCCAGGCTGAGGTAGACGAGGTGGTGCTGGCTGGAGACGTCATCGATGAGATCAGTGGCTTTTCCCTGAGAAATGCACGCAATGGACAG gCAGGGACTGTGCTGCAGAAGCTGAAGGGCAAGCCACTGAGCTTCTGCTTGATCCGGTGGAAGTGGCATGATGGAGGAATGTACAAGCCACTGCTGCCCTACCTGAAAGTGCTGCGGGAGAAGGTCCCCAGCTTCCAGCTCCAACATGAGCACAGACGCAAAGAGGAGAAGgcggagcggtgtctgcaggggggcag ACTACTTTACAACCTGCGGTACTTGGGCCAGGCCAACGTAGGACAG TACGGTGGCAAAGAGGTGTTGGATCAAGGCATACCCATGGTGTTAGAGCAGCACCTGTGCCCACAG GAAGTTTTATTTGATGTGAAAGAAACTGAAGTCCTCATACAAGAGAGAATCTCTTCCAAG GTTCTGATGCAATACCCCTATCCAGAGGTCTCCTGTGTGGGTCGCCGTCTGGACAGCAACAATCTTTTTGCCTTCTGTGTTGC GGTTTCACCGGGGACCCCGGAACACAGTACCTTTGACTGTCTGGTGTTTGAATCAAATTCTGAGACAGAATGTGAAGAAATTATCAAGAGAATTG CTGCTGGATTTAAACACACTGAATGGTTTGTCTGA
- the LOC102446731 gene encoding uncharacterized protein LOC102446731 isoform X1: MTGKEPLLGTLKACILGIKEGSGPCTDAFPHLAPFCEILETILRKGIQQPVLGFKRRDYWHWIEQLPQQDTCGLVTPLSIMIEKASSCEKVLTAQGRGRYFLRLALNQKLLATAIQQLVRSPKLLECYDPLISVLGNEDFMEPFLSLMLVVSEMNFSLDLQNSSFLDESWLLPVCVTYETVPCRELGMVLRYLDGRIFVIEVLPESQAEVDEVVLAGDVIDEISGFSLRNARNGQAGTVLQKLKGKPLSFCLIRWKWHDGGMYKPLLPYLKVLREKVPSFQLQHEHRRKEEKAERCLQGGRLLYNLRYLGQANVGQYGGKEVLDQGIPMVLEQHLCPQEVLFDVKETEVLIQERISSKVLMQYPYPEVSCVGRRLDSNNLFAFCVAVSPGTPEHSTFDCLVFESNSETECEEIIKRIGLKRSYPAIRRHICKIPTVHVAAQTHINKT, translated from the exons atgACAGGGAAAGAACCGCTGCTGGGGACCCTGAAAG CGTGCATCCTCGGCATCAAGGAGGGGAGCGGCCCATGCACTGACGCTTTCCCACACCTAGCCCCCTTCTGCGAGATCCTGGAAACGATCCTTCGAAAAGGAATTCAAC AACCAGTGTTGGGCTTCAAAAGACGAGATTATTGGCACTGGATAGAGCAACTGCCTCAGCAGGATACTTGTGGCTT GGTAACCCCCTTGTCAATCATGATAGAGAAAGCCAGTTCTTGTGAGAAGGTACTGACAGCACAGGGACGAGGGCGGTACTTCCTGCGCCTAGCTTTAAATCAGAAGTTACTTGCTACTGCCATTCAACAGCTGGTTCGGTCTCCAAAGCTGCTGGAG TGTTACGATCCTCTCATCTCAGTGCTGGGAAATGAAGATTTCATGG AGCCATTCCTCTCACTGATGCTGGTGGTGTCAGAGATGAATTTCTCCCTGGATCTGCAG AATTCCAGTTTCTTGGATGAAAGTTGGCTGCTGCCG GTGTGCGTGACCTATGAGACTGTACCCTGCAGAGAACTGGGGATGGTGCTCAG ATACTTGGACGGCCGGATCTTCGTCATCGAGGTGCTTCCTGAGAGCCAGGCTGAGGTAGACGAGGTGGTGCTGGCTGGAGACGTCATCGATGAGATCAGTGGCTTTTCCCTGAGAAATGCACGCAATGGACAG gCAGGGACTGTGCTGCAGAAGCTGAAGGGCAAGCCACTGAGCTTCTGCTTGATCCGGTGGAAGTGGCATGATGGAGGAATGTACAAGCCACTGCTGCCCTACCTGAAAGTGCTGCGGGAGAAGGTCCCCAGCTTCCAGCTCCAACATGAGCACAGACGCAAAGAGGAGAAGgcggagcggtgtctgcaggggggcag ACTACTTTACAACCTGCGGTACTTGGGCCAGGCCAACGTAGGACAG TACGGTGGCAAAGAGGTGTTGGATCAAGGCATACCCATGGTGTTAGAGCAGCACCTGTGCCCACAG GAAGTTTTATTTGATGTGAAAGAAACTGAAGTCCTCATACAAGAGAGAATCTCTTCCAAG GTTCTGATGCAATACCCCTATCCAGAGGTCTCCTGTGTGGGTCGCCGTCTGGACAGCAACAATCTTTTTGCCTTCTGTGTTGC GGTTTCACCGGGGACCCCGGAACACAGTACCTTTGACTGTCTGGTGTTTGAATCAAATTCTGAGACAGAATGTGAAGAAATTATCAAGAGAATTG GACTCAAGAGGAGCTATCCAGCGATTAGAAGGCACATATGCAAAATTCCAACAGTACATGTAGCTGCTCAGACACACATAAATAAAACATGA